A genome region from Paradevosia shaoguanensis includes the following:
- a CDS encoding ABC transporter permease subunit: MKPSQPSSDGRLILPRRPLRLLGGAVVALGIAALVALVLWSIVHAAASEAATPQSSLDIPHLLRMTSIQAGLTTVLSLLVGIALAWCLNRLTFPGRNLVVGLFAAAIVTPGLIVAFGLLSVWGRNGWINAALSPFGISIGNPMFGLPGILFAHVILDGAFAARVLLARLDALPAARLKTGQSLALSAWQRFAIIDWPVLRGALPGLAAIIFLLAFTSFPIVLLLGGGPANQTLEVAIYSAVRLDFDLKGAVNLALVQIAACSIVILIASALAPVPTSLGPSGGQTWSDSRRTQALQWLILLICLVAFALPLLSVLADGIGLHAIPVLTRPSFWTATITSLVIGIASAVLCIVFALLLAMARATTASHLARIGLGAPAYAYLAVPAVVLALGFFLAVRNLGIRADAAAPYVVVIANALLSLPFAVATLGPPLEAIARGQGRLVRALGLGGWQQFTLVELPLLGRDLGVALALAFCFSLGDLGVISLFGTQDFTTLPLLMYRALGTYRTNDTAVIAALMLILSLAVFILLPRLFEKLSHAQA; the protein is encoded by the coding sequence ATGAAGCCCTCGCAGCCATCCAGTGACGGCCGCCTGATCCTGCCGCGCCGGCCGCTCCGCCTCCTGGGCGGGGCGGTCGTCGCCCTCGGCATCGCCGCGCTCGTCGCCCTCGTCCTCTGGTCGATCGTCCACGCCGCCGCCAGCGAGGCGGCGACGCCGCAATCGAGCCTGGATATCCCGCACCTGCTGCGGATGACCTCCATCCAGGCGGGGCTCACGACGGTGCTGTCGCTGCTCGTGGGCATCGCGCTGGCGTGGTGCCTCAACCGGCTGACTTTCCCAGGCCGCAATCTCGTCGTCGGCCTTTTCGCCGCCGCCATCGTCACCCCCGGCCTCATCGTCGCCTTCGGCCTGCTTTCGGTCTGGGGCCGCAATGGCTGGATCAATGCGGCGCTCTCGCCCTTCGGCATTTCCATCGGCAATCCGATGTTCGGCCTGCCGGGCATTCTCTTCGCCCATGTGATCCTCGACGGCGCCTTTGCCGCCCGCGTGCTGCTGGCCCGGCTCGACGCCCTGCCCGCGGCCCGGCTCAAGACCGGCCAGAGCCTCGCGCTCTCGGCCTGGCAGCGCTTTGCGATCATCGACTGGCCCGTGCTGCGCGGCGCGCTTCCGGGCCTTGCCGCGATCATCTTCCTTCTCGCCTTCACCAGCTTCCCCATCGTGCTGCTGCTCGGCGGCGGGCCGGCCAACCAGACGCTCGAAGTGGCCATCTATTCGGCCGTGCGGCTCGATTTCGACCTCAAGGGCGCAGTGAACCTGGCACTGGTGCAGATCGCCGCCTGTTCCATCGTCATCCTCATCGCCTCGGCGCTGGCGCCGGTGCCCACGAGCCTCGGCCCCTCGGGGGGCCAGACCTGGTCGGACAGCCGCCGCACGCAGGCGCTGCAATGGCTGATCCTGCTCATCTGCCTCGTTGCCTTCGCGCTGCCGCTGCTTTCGGTACTGGCCGACGGCATCGGGCTGCATGCCATTCCCGTGCTGACACGGCCGAGCTTCTGGACGGCGACGATCACCAGCCTCGTCATTGGCATCGCCTCGGCCGTGCTCTGCATCGTCTTCGCGCTGCTGCTGGCCATGGCGCGCGCAACGACGGCGAGCCACCTCGCCCGCATCGGGCTGGGGGCGCCGGCCTATGCCTATCTCGCGGTGCCCGCCGTCGTGCTGGCGCTCGGCTTCTTCCTCGCGGTGCGCAATCTGGGCATCCGTGCCGACGCAGCAGCGCCCTATGTGGTGGTGATCGCCAATGCCCTCCTCTCGCTGCCCTTTGCGGTAGCGACGCTCGGGCCCCCGCTCGAAGCCATTGCGCGCGGACAGGGTCGGCTGGTGCGCGCGCTGGGATTGGGCGGCTGGCAGCAATTCACGCTGGTGGAACTGCCGCTGCTGGGGCGAGATCTCGGCGTGGCGCTCGCCCTTGCCTTCTGCTTCTCGCTCGGAGACCTGGGCGTGATTTCGCTCTTCGGTACGCAGGATTTCACCACCCTGCCGCTGCTCATGTATCGCGCGCTCGGCACCTATCGCACCAACGATACGGCGGTGATCGCCGCGCTGATGCTCATCCTCTCCCTCGCGGTCTTCATTCTCCTGCCGCGCCTCTTCGAAAAGCTCAGCCATGCTCAAGCTTGA
- the thiB gene encoding thiamine ABC transporter substrate binding subunit, which translates to MVKSIRFALAVLAGLAAALPAAAQDASALTIYTYDGFASEWGPGPGLKKAFEAQCNGCTVNFVAADSSINALRKVQLEGATTQADMILGLDTATAGEARATGLFADHGLELTGLDIPVTWTDKQFVPFDWGYFAFVYNKTKVPNPPHSFEELIAMPESFKIVIEDPRSDTPGLGLLLWIKAAYGDKAPEIWKGMKPHILTMTKGWSEAYGLFLKGEADMALSYTTSPAYHAVSEKDENYAFAEFTEGHFPQIEVAGILKSSPHQDLAKQFLAFLTTKDAQLVIPTTNWMYPVIDLGDELPAAFYAQPKPAKVLELDEATITANSKSWIDEALAAIQ; encoded by the coding sequence ATGGTCAAATCCATCCGCTTCGCGCTTGCGGTTCTTGCCGGCCTTGCCGCGGCTTTGCCCGCGGCGGCCCAGGACGCATCTGCGCTCACCATCTACACCTATGACGGCTTCGCCTCCGAATGGGGCCCGGGGCCCGGCCTCAAGAAGGCCTTCGAGGCCCAGTGCAACGGCTGCACCGTCAATTTCGTGGCCGCCGATTCCTCGATCAACGCGCTCCGCAAGGTGCAGCTCGAAGGCGCCACCACCCAGGCCGACATGATCCTGGGCCTCGATACCGCCACCGCCGGGGAAGCCCGCGCGACGGGGCTTTTCGCCGACCATGGCCTCGAGCTTACCGGCCTCGACATCCCCGTCACCTGGACGGACAAGCAGTTCGTGCCCTTCGACTGGGGCTATTTCGCCTTCGTCTACAACAAGACCAAGGTGCCCAACCCGCCCCATTCCTTCGAAGAACTGATCGCGATGCCCGAGAGCTTCAAGATCGTGATCGAGGACCCGCGCTCGGACACTCCCGGCCTCGGGCTGCTGCTGTGGATCAAGGCCGCCTATGGCGACAAGGCCCCGGAAATCTGGAAGGGCATGAAGCCCCATATCCTCACCATGACCAAGGGCTGGTCGGAGGCCTACGGCCTTTTCCTCAAGGGCGAGGCCGACATGGCGCTCTCCTACACCACCTCCCCCGCCTATCACGCGGTTTCGGAAAAGGACGAGAACTACGCCTTCGCCGAATTCACCGAAGGGCATTTCCCGCAGATCGAAGTGGCGGGCATCCTCAAGTCCTCGCCGCACCAGGACCTGGCCAAGCAGTTCCTCGCCTTCCTCACCACCAAGGACGCCCAGCTCGTGATCCCCACGACCAACTGGATGTATCCGGTGATCGACCTGGGCGATGAACTGCCCGCCGCCTTCTACGCCCAGCCCAAGCCCGCCAAGGTGCTCGAGCTCGACGAAGCCACCATCACGGCCAATTCCAAGTCCTGGATCGATGAAGCCCTCGCAGCCATCCAGTGA
- a CDS encoding thiamine diphosphokinase — protein MQDLNAYDLPLIHDGILVIVGGGAVDVPLLKWLSSQGAKLIGADSGGDAIMEAGLVPDAIIGDMDSISDPEGWPEATRVFRIAEQITTDFEKCLYSTKAPITVALGMTGRRFDHTLSAVSAATRFARERRIVLSDEHDVALAVSGSFAFTIPPGERVSIYPLAPIDFVRSEGLLYPLDSLHLEQGGLIGTSNQALTESIKIEPVDDTPWLLIVEKSHLPALLEALRRQA, from the coding sequence GTGCAAGACCTTAACGCCTACGACCTTCCGCTCATTCACGACGGCATCCTGGTGATCGTCGGGGGCGGCGCCGTGGATGTGCCGCTGCTCAAATGGCTGTCCTCGCAGGGCGCAAAGCTTATCGGCGCCGATAGCGGCGGCGATGCCATCATGGAGGCGGGGCTGGTTCCCGACGCCATTATCGGGGACATGGATTCGATCTCGGACCCGGAGGGCTGGCCCGAGGCGACGCGGGTTTTCCGCATCGCCGAGCAGATCACCACCGATTTCGAGAAGTGCCTCTATTCCACCAAGGCCCCCATCACCGTCGCGCTGGGCATGACCGGGCGGCGGTTCGACCACACGCTTTCGGCGGTGAGCGCGGCCACCCGCTTCGCCCGCGAGCGGCGCATCGTGCTCTCGGACGAGCACGACGTGGCTCTGGCGGTGAGCGGCTCCTTCGCCTTCACCATCCCGCCCGGCGAGCGCGTCTCGATCTACCCGTTGGCGCCCATCGACTTCGTGCGTTCGGAGGGCCTGCTCTATCCGCTCGACAGCCTGCACCTCGAGCAGGGCGGGCTCATCGGCACCTCTAACCAGGCCTTAACCGAAAGCATAAAAATCGAGCCGGTCGACGATACGCCCTGGCTGCTCATCGTTGAAAAGTCACACTTGCCCGCATTGCTGGAGGCTTTACGGAGGCAAGCTTGA
- a CDS encoding penicillin-binding transpeptidase domain-containing protein gives MISFVFLGLVLTSPALAEPGCLLVVDAHSKAVIHETGEDCDEPNTPASTFKVPLAVMGFETGYLKDGDNPALPWKPEYGVNKPEDKATTTPRIWLRDSILWYSRVLTREMGMKTFAKFVADFDYGNADVSGGLTKAWLNSSLRITPRQQVAFIERLIEDRLPVSLPALAMTREVIAQYEAGGWTVHGKTGTSYIAKGPLRLGWFVGWADKGDRRVIFAKLVKDTKKTSAMAGPRALKEFLAEAEAVLGR, from the coding sequence CTGATTTCATTTGTGTTCCTGGGCCTGGTCCTGACTTCGCCGGCGCTGGCGGAGCCGGGATGCCTGCTCGTCGTCGATGCGCACAGCAAGGCGGTGATCCACGAAACGGGCGAGGATTGCGACGAGCCCAATACGCCGGCCTCGACCTTCAAGGTGCCGCTGGCGGTGATGGGGTTCGAGACCGGCTATCTCAAGGACGGCGACAATCCCGCGCTGCCGTGGAAGCCCGAATACGGTGTCAACAAGCCCGAGGACAAGGCGACCACGACGCCGCGCATCTGGCTGCGCGATTCCATCCTCTGGTATTCGCGCGTCCTCACCCGCGAAATGGGCATGAAGACCTTCGCCAAATTCGTCGCCGATTTCGACTACGGCAATGCCGATGTCTCGGGCGGGCTCACCAAGGCCTGGCTCAATTCCTCGCTGCGCATCACGCCGCGCCAGCAGGTGGCCTTCATCGAGCGCCTCATCGAGGACCGGCTGCCCGTGTCGCTGCCGGCTCTGGCGATGACGCGCGAGGTCATCGCGCAATACGAGGCCGGCGGTTGGACCGTGCACGGCAAGACCGGCACCAGCTACATCGCCAAAGGCCCGCTGCGGCTGGGCTGGTTCGTCGGCTGGGCCGACAAGGGCGACCGCCGCGTGATCTTCGCCAAGCTGGTCAAGGACACGAAAAAGACCTCGGCTATGGCCGGCCCGCGAGCGCTCAAGGAGTTCCTGGCCGAGGCCGAGGCGGTGCTCGGCCGATGA
- the rpoH gene encoding RNA polymerase sigma factor RpoH, translating to MAQSNLPVLSTEGGLSRYLQEIRKFPMLEPDEEFMLAKRYKEHADPSAAQKLITSHLRLVAKIAMGYRGYGLPISEVISEGNVGLMHAVKRFEPDKGFRLATYAMWWIRAAIQEYVLRSWSLVKIGTTAAQKRLFFNLRKIKGQIAALDDGSLHPDQIKQIATTLNVSEDDVVSMNSRLTGDASLNAPMRADEGASEWQDWLVDDTPDQETVLGNSEEYDERMGLLTNAMDVLNDRERAIFQARRLQESPATLEELAQQYDVSRERIRQIEVRAFEKVQEAVQNAARSRENA from the coding sequence ATGGCCCAGTCCAATCTACCGGTTCTTTCGACCGAAGGTGGCCTCAGCCGCTATCTCCAGGAAATCCGCAAGTTCCCGATGCTGGAACCGGACGAGGAGTTCATGCTGGCCAAGCGCTACAAGGAGCACGCCGATCCGTCGGCTGCCCAGAAGCTCATCACCTCGCATCTGCGCTTGGTAGCGAAGATCGCGATGGGTTACCGTGGCTACGGCTTGCCGATCTCCGAGGTCATCTCGGAGGGCAATGTCGGCCTCATGCATGCGGTCAAGCGGTTCGAACCCGATAAGGGCTTCCGCCTGGCGACCTATGCGATGTGGTGGATTCGCGCCGCGATCCAGGAATACGTCCTGCGGTCCTGGTCGCTGGTCAAGATCGGCACCACGGCGGCCCAGAAGCGCCTGTTCTTCAACCTGCGCAAGATCAAGGGCCAGATCGCGGCCCTCGATGACGGCTCGCTGCATCCGGACCAGATCAAGCAGATCGCCACCACCCTCAACGTCTCCGAAGACGATGTGGTGTCCATGAATTCCCGCCTCACCGGCGACGCCTCGCTCAACGCGCCCATGCGCGCCGACGAAGGTGCTTCCGAATGGCAGGATTGGCTGGTGGACGACACGCCCGATCAGGAAACCGTTCTGGGCAACAGCGAGGAATACGACGAGCGCATGGGTCTGCTGACCAATGCGATGGACGTCCTCAACGACCGCGAACGCGCCATCTTCCAGGCTCGCCGCCTGCAGGAGAGCCCGGCCACGCTCGAAGAGCTCGCCCAGCAATACGACGTATCCCGCGAACGCATCCGCCAGATCGAGGTCCGCGCCTTCGAGAAGGTGCAGGAAGCGGTACAGAACGCCGCACGGTCACGCGAAAACGCGTAA
- a CDS encoding RluA family pseudouridine synthase has translation MQDVSGEEIEFEYVVEPADAGTRLDALLAREHDVFSRNRIKDLILEGAVTVNEARVDEPKYRVKAGDTIVLVAPEPSDPDPQPEDIPLDILYEDDELIVINKPVGMVVHPAPGAWTGTLVNALIYHCGESLKGIGGVKRPGIVHRLDKDTSGVMVAAKTDRALKHLAAQFADHGRTGPLHRAYTAFAWGRTESAMGTIDAPLGRDNHNRLKQAVRRDGREAITHYRSLARYGDEGWDITQLTCELETGRTHQIRVHMSHIGHPLVGDAVYAPGFATKVNRLPDDLKAIISGLGRQALHAAELGFEHPTTGEEMFFEAELPEDLQALQEALQPYNRAYAR, from the coding sequence ATGCAGGACGTGTCCGGTGAGGAAATCGAATTCGAATATGTCGTCGAGCCCGCAGACGCCGGCACGCGCCTGGACGCGCTGCTCGCCCGGGAGCATGACGTCTTCAGCCGCAACCGCATCAAGGATCTGATCCTCGAGGGCGCCGTAACCGTCAACGAGGCTCGCGTCGACGAGCCCAAATACCGCGTCAAGGCGGGCGATACAATCGTTCTCGTGGCGCCCGAGCCCTCCGACCCCGATCCGCAGCCCGAGGACATTCCCCTCGACATCCTTTATGAGGACGACGAGCTGATCGTGATCAACAAGCCGGTGGGCATGGTGGTGCACCCTGCCCCCGGCGCCTGGACCGGCACGCTGGTCAATGCGCTGATCTACCATTGCGGGGAAAGCCTCAAGGGCATCGGCGGAGTCAAGCGCCCCGGCATCGTCCACCGGCTCGACAAGGATACGTCCGGCGTGATGGTCGCGGCCAAAACCGACCGAGCGCTGAAGCACCTGGCGGCGCAGTTCGCCGATCACGGCCGGACGGGGCCGCTCCATCGCGCCTATACGGCCTTTGCCTGGGGTCGCACCGAAAGCGCCATGGGCACGATCGATGCGCCGCTGGGACGGGACAACCACAACCGGCTCAAGCAGGCGGTCCGTCGCGACGGCCGCGAGGCGATCACCCATTACCGCAGCCTCGCCCGCTATGGCGACGAGGGCTGGGACATCACCCAGCTCACCTGCGAGCTCGAAACCGGGCGCACGCACCAGATCCGCGTGCACATGTCCCATATCGGCCATCCGCTGGTGGGCGACGCGGTCTATGCGCCGGGCTTCGCCACCAAGGTCAACCGGCTTCCCGACGACCTCAAGGCCATCATTTCCGGCCTCGGCCGACAGGCGCTGCATGCGGCCGAACTGGGCTTCGAGCATCCGACGACGGGCGAGGAAATGTTCTTCGAGGCGGAGCTGCCGGAGGACCTTCAGGCGCTCCAGGAGGCGCTCCAACCTTACAACCGCGCCTATGCGCGTTAA